From a single Pigmentibacter ruber genomic region:
- a CDS encoding TlpA family protein disulfide reductase, whose product MQKKKLNRKAIFASVFGILLFLALMIYALKQDPNYNPSQLVGEEAPIISAPLSTGGSFNSDQYFQKNKWVILNFWSSFCYVCRGEAPEMEYFYQLTQQKNEKFPYFVSINIQDNTETIKDWQKNYGQSFPVVQDLKGLISIQYGVTGTPETFFIDPQAKVRYRVAGQINRNIILRFIEWLEKNPTANQTEVTKAFIALRSNS is encoded by the coding sequence ATGCAAAAAAAGAAATTGAATCGAAAAGCTATTTTTGCTTCGGTATTTGGTATTTTATTATTCTTAGCTTTAATGATTTATGCTTTGAAACAAGACCCAAATTATAATCCCAGTCAATTAGTAGGAGAGGAGGCTCCAATAATATCAGCTCCCCTTTCAACTGGTGGATCATTTAATTCTGATCAATATTTTCAAAAAAATAAATGGGTAATTTTAAATTTTTGGTCTTCTTTTTGTTACGTTTGTCGAGGAGAAGCTCCAGAAATGGAGTATTTTTATCAATTAACTCAACAAAAAAACGAAAAATTCCCTTATTTTGTAAGTATAAATATTCAAGATAATACAGAAACAATAAAAGACTGGCAAAAAAATTATGGTCAATCGTTTCCTGTTGTACAAGACTTAAAAGGATTAATATCCATTCAATATGGAGTTACTGGAACACCAGAGACTTTTTTTATAGATCCTCAAGCAAAAGTTAGATATAGAGTAGCTGGACAAATTAATCGAAATATAATTTTACGGTTTATAGAATGGCTAGAAAAAAATCCTACTGCAAATCAAACTGAAGTCACTAAAGCTTTCATAGCATTAAGAAGTAATAGTTAA
- a CDS encoding cytochrome c maturation protein CcmE produces MKINNGQIAGLIIVLGSLGLIIYQATKSESTVTFYTPAEVYANPIKFDGKLFRVSGLVMAGTKQWNAEKNELNFKMTDLEGHNFFVQYKGIPPDLFKEGQGVVVEGRLINNPDINQKDKLITANLLMVKHSEVYDTKKDHKQMKEAKLLDSILKDQNIPSQQTSASK; encoded by the coding sequence GTGAAAATAAATAATGGACAAATTGCAGGGCTTATTATTGTATTAGGATCATTAGGGCTTATTATTTATCAAGCTACCAAAAGTGAATCAACAGTTACCTTTTACACTCCTGCTGAAGTTTACGCTAACCCTATTAAATTTGATGGCAAATTGTTTCGTGTATCAGGACTTGTAATGGCTGGTACCAAACAATGGAATGCAGAAAAAAATGAACTTAATTTTAAAATGACAGATTTAGAAGGACACAATTTTTTTGTACAATATAAAGGGATACCTCCAGATCTTTTTAAAGAAGGTCAAGGTGTTGTTGTTGAAGGACGCTTGATAAATAACCCAGACATCAATCAAAAAGATAAATTAATTACGGCAAACTTATTGATGGTTAAACATAGCGAGGTATATGATACAAAAAAAGATCATAAACAAATGAAAGAAGCTAAATTGCTTGATAGTATTTTAAAAGATCAAAATATTCCTTCTCAACAAACATCTGCTAGCAAATAA
- the ccsA gene encoding cytochrome c biogenesis protein CcsA — MNTKETLENKIPLSITKPILRWNIILSLFTIFQIFCWFLALFWVASDTDQGNVYRIIFVHVPVAWCAFFWVFTSAIFAFLVILKPKNAIIYDRSSYTSLELGTLFSFLTLISGSIWGRPTWGVWWDWDPRLTSSLVMFLVCCGYLILRHFTPDLKTKRNMSAIIAIISAVNVPIVYYSVNLWRSLHQPQTFVEKTQNASTDISLVLFLNFLAMFLLSIAIYKIRRQAVSAKETLDLARGE, encoded by the coding sequence ATGAATACCAAAGAAACACTTGAGAATAAAATTCCACTATCAATTACAAAACCAATATTGCGTTGGAATATTATTCTTTCTTTATTTACTATTTTTCAAATATTTTGTTGGTTTCTAGCTTTATTTTGGGTTGCGTCGGATACCGATCAAGGCAATGTATATCGTATTATTTTTGTCCATGTACCTGTAGCTTGGTGCGCATTTTTTTGGGTTTTTACCAGTGCAATATTTGCTTTTTTAGTCATTTTAAAACCCAAAAATGCAATAATCTATGATAGAAGCAGCTACACATCATTAGAATTGGGGACACTGTTCTCATTTCTAACATTAATTTCAGGAAGTATTTGGGGAAGACCTACGTGGGGTGTTTGGTGGGACTGGGATCCGCGTTTGACTTCTAGTTTAGTGATGTTCCTTGTTTGTTGTGGTTACTTAATTCTTCGACATTTTACTCCAGATTTAAAGACTAAAAGAAATATGTCAGCTATTATTGCGATAATAAGTGCTGTTAACGTCCCAATAGTTTATTATAGTGTAAATTTATGGAGATCTCTTCATCAACCACAAACTTTTGTAGAAAAAACTCAAAATGCTTCAACAGATATTTCGCTTGTTCTTTTTTTAAATTTTCTTGCAATGTTTTTATTAAGTATTGCTATTTATAAAATTAGAAGACAAGCAGTTTCAGCTAAAGAAACATTAGATTTAGCTAGAGGTGAATAA